Part of the Bdellovibrionales bacterium genome is shown below.
GAAAAAGGTGAACTTGATTTTTTCTCCAAAAAGGAGCGGGCCCGAATAGAGAAGGACTATCTTCGTCTTTTGGAATATTTGGACGGTATCCGTGAAATGAAGGACTCTCCCTCGGCGATGTTTGTCGTAGATCTCAACAAGGAGCATATCGCCGTTAAAGAAGCTCGTCGGCTTGGTATTCCTGTCATCGGCATTGCAGACACCAATGTAGATCCAAATGAAGTTGATTACCCCATTCCTGGTAACGACGACGCAATCCGCTCAATTAAGCTCTTTTCAAATATGGTGGCCGAGTCATTTCTTGAGGGTGTCAAGCTTTGGGAAGAAAAACTTCGTTCAACTGCTGACAAATCTGCATCTGCTCCAGAGAAGGCGACAGCGTCTGCTCCGTCTGTCGCTCCAGTTAAGGATACTTCTCCCTCTGATGGCGGACCATCTGTTGTCAAAGTCAGTCGTGGTCGTAAACTTGTCGCTGCTGGTCTTGCTGATGAAGTTGAAATTGCGGCCGAGTTGGAAGTTGCCCCCGAAGAGGCCGTTGTTCCTGAAAGCTCAGAAGAATAGATGCGCACAGCCTGATGTCCCTCGGACTTGGGCGAAGCAAAATGTAGGGCCTCTCATGATCTGTCAGCAGTGAGGGGATCCCATTTTTGGAATTGGTAAGAGATTTAGGTAGAAAATATTTAAAAGAGGAAAGCTATTATGACAATCAGTGCTTCTCAAGTAAAGGATCTCCGCGAAAAAACGAGCGCGGGCATGATGGACTGTAAAAAAGCCCTCGAAGAATCGCAAGGTGACTTTGAGAAGGCCGTGGAATGGCTTCGAGTGAAAGGCCTCAGTAAGGCTGCAAAAAAATCAGGTCGGTTGGCAGCTGAAGGTCTCGTCACTTCTTATATACATGCGGGAGGCCGCATCGGTGTTCTTGTAGAAATCAATTCTGAAACCGATTTTGTGGCACGCAACGAAGAATTTCAAAAATTTGTGAACGATGTGGCTATGCACATCGCTGCAATGGCGCCCTGCTTTGTTCGCGAAGAAGAAATTCCCGAGGAAGTTAAAAATAAGGAGCGAGAAGTACTGATAAATAAAGCCCTTGAAGAGGGTAAAAAGCGCGAATTCCTGGATAAAATTATTGATGGCCAAATGAAAAAGTGGGCCGCAGAGTCGTGCTTGATGGGACAAAAATTTGTCAAGAATCCAGACGTCACGATCCTCCAGCATTTGCAAGAAACCATCTCCCGAATTGGCGAAAATATCGTGATCCGTCGATTCGCTCGCTACGAATTGGGCGAAGGTTTAGAGAAGCGTTCAGAAAATTTCGCTGAAGAGGTCGCGGCACAACTGAAGGGGTAACAGATTGGCTAAGAGCAAGTATCGAAGAGTCTTGTTGAAACTCAGTGGCGAGGCTCTCGCCAGCAAGAGTAATTCGATAGATCTTGAAATTATTGAGAGGGTTGCAGCTGACGTCTCTGAAGCCGCTGCTCTCGGGGTACAGATTGGAATAGTGATTGGCGGCGGAAATATTTTCAGAGGAGTTGCGGCTTCGGCTCGTGGTATGGATCGGGCCAGCTCAGATTATATGGGTATGCTCGCCACCGTCATCAATGGATTAGCTGTCCAGAACGTCTTCGAAAAGCACAATCTCTCTACCCGTGTACAGACCGCTATTGGGATGGCTGAAATCGCGGAACCCTATATCCGCCGACGTGCCATTCGCCATTTAGAGAAAGAACGGGTCGTTATTTTTGTTGCTGGCACAGGAAATCCTTATTTTACAACCGATACGGCTGCGGCCCTGCGTGCAATGGAAATTAATGCAGACGTCATCTTAAAGGCGACAAAAGTAGATGGAATTTACGATAAAGATCCCATAACTCATTCAGATGCTATAAAATTCGATAGAATCAGTTACATGGATGTCTTGAAAAAAGGTCTGAAAGTAATGGATTCTACTGCGATTAGTCTCTGCATGGACAACAAATTGCCGATAGTTTGCTTTAATTTACTTGCGCCAAATAGTATCACTCGAGTGATATCTGGCGAGAACATTGGAACAACTGTCTTTTAGAATTGGGGGGAAACATGGTCGAAAATATTGTTAAATCTACCAAAGATCAGATGGAAAAGGCTCTTTTGGCATTGGCTGGTGAACTAAAAAAAGTGAGAACCGGCCGAGCTCAGGTGTCAATGTTGGATGTTGTGAAGGTCAACTACTACGGCAGTGCCACTCCGCTCAATCAAGTTGCGGCTGTCTCTTGCCCAGACGGGAAATCCTTTTTAATTCAACCCTGGGAGGCATCAACTCTCAAAGAAGTTGAGGCCTCAATTATTAAAAGTGATCTGGGAATGAGCCCTCAAAACGATGGAAAAGTCATCCGCCTTCGTCTTCCTGATTTAACGGAAGCCCGTCGCAAAGAATTAGTAAAAACTATTAAAAAGATTGTGGAAGATGCCCGGGTGGCTGTACGAATGGCAAGACGTGATGCCAATGAATCAGTAAAGAAGTCTGCCAAAGATAAAGTCATCAGCGAAGATGAACAGAAACGCCTTGAAGGAGAGATACAAAAATTGACTGATGGTTATGTTGATAAAATTGACAAAATATCCGAGGAAAAAGAGAAAGAACTCATGACAATCTAGTCAATGATAGAAAATCTGGAGCCCTTTAGAGTGACCCTGCCAACACACATCGCAATAATTATGGACGGAAACGGCCGTTGGGCCAATGCCCATGGACATCATCGTTTTTTTGGGCATGTGCGGGGAGCTCGGGTAGCTAAGAGCATTATTGAGGCTTGCTCATTTCGGCGGGTTAAGTTTCTTACACTTTTTGCGTTTAGCAGTGAAAATTGGCTCAGACCAAAAGACGAAGTCAATCTCCTGATGAAATTGCTATTTAGTCGGCTCAATCGTGAGCGAGCTGGACTGGTTCGAAATAATATTAAATTCAAATGTATTGGCGATTTAGAACGACTCCCCGCAAAGGTGAAGGAGGCCGTAAACCAGACGATCTCTGCGACTGATCATTGTACGGGAATGACTTTGATTTTTGCTTTGAGCTATGGAGGTCGACAAGAAATTGCTAGCGCAGCGAAGAAAATCGCCTTCCTTGTCGGCTCTGGACAATTACGTCCCGAGGATGTTAATGAGGAGCTCTTTCACTCTCAGCTAGAATCTTCGGAAATTCCCGACCCAGATCTCATCATTCGCACAAGCGGAGAATCACGCCTCTCGAATTTCTATTTATGGCAATCAGCCTATAGCGAATTCATGGTTTTTCCCAAAATGTGGCCGGAATTTACTCGGAATGATTTGGATCTCGCAATAGAATCTTTTAATCTCAAGGAACGTCGGTTTGGTAAGACCAGTGAACAGTTAGGCTCAACTCTCCAGGCCTCATTTCGCAGTTTAAAAGGCGAAATTTAAGTGAGTTCCAACTTTATGGGGCTCCAAACGCGAATTCTCTCAGCTTTGGTAGCGGGGGGGGCATTTGTCGCTATTGGTTTTTACGGCGGCCCATCAGGAATCGCAGTTATTTCCTTTGGGATTGTCATGCTGGGCTGTTATGAATTTACCCAAATTGGCTTTCCTCCAGATGAGAAACTACCTCCATTTTTGAAAGTTCTGTTTCTTGGTAGTTGTTTTGCCTTTATTTCTGCAGCACTCCTCCTCAAACCTGTTACAGGCTTGGCGACTCTCGCTTTGACGTCGATGATCTTTTTCTCCTGCTTATTGAGTGCACTTCACAAAACTGTTCCATTGGAAATGATTCGCAAACTGTCGTCCTCCCTCATTTTAGGTTTAGTTTACACTGGTCTAATGCCGATTTTTGCCCTTAAAATCCTGTTTCTTCCTGATGGCCTCAAATGGTTTTCACTCATGCTTATTGTGGTTTTTTCCGGCGATACCTTTGCCTATTTCGTTGGCCTTTGCTTTGGCAAACGCAAGCTGATGCCCTCAGTTTCTCCTAAAAAAACAGTCGCCGGAGCCTGGGGGGGACTTATGGGGTCTGGACTTGTCGCCTGGCTGGCAGGAGTTTACTTTGTTGATAAACATGTGCTTATGTTGTTTGTCACGGGCTCTATTGCAAGCGGCTTCTTTGCTCAATTCGGAGATCTCTTTGAATCACTTCTCAAGCGCGTCAGTGGGCACAAGGACTCTGGCAGTATTATGCCAGGACACGGGGGCGTCCTTGATCGTTTGGATGGAATTTATTTTGCCTCTCCTGTTTTCTTTATTGTGGCTCAATCACTCAGTTAGGAAGCGCTGTGTTGAATGGGTTTTTGGGTACCTTAGGCGAGTTACTCCCTGAATTTCATTCCAAATCTGAGAATCTTTCGCTTGCTTGGCGGTTTTTGCTTTGGTGTCGCCGCTCCTACATTTAGAATACCGAAATGGATTTAATTCTTAATTGGTTACAATCGGGACTTTCTGCAATTGGGCCCTTCCTTATTTTGTTGGGCCTTCTTATTTTCGTTCATGAGCTCGGCCATTTTTTGGTCGCCAAATGGTGTGGAGTAAGAGTTGAAGTTTTTAGCCTTGGATTTGGCAAGAAAATTTTAAAATTCACTCGTGGAGAGACCACTTACTGCATCTCGATTGTGCCTCTTGGCGGATATGTCAAAATGTACGGAGATGACCCAACTGCAGAAATACCAGAAAGCGAAAAGTCCCGGGCCTTTCTATCCAAACCAGTCATCCAAAGAATAGCGATCGTTTTGGCAGGCCCTCTGATGAACTTTCTATTTGCAATACCACTCTTTATGGCTGTAGGTCTCAATGGTGAACTTGTCCCGGGGCCGCGATTAGGAGATGTTGAACCAGAAAGTTCTGCCTTTCAGGCTGGCTTTCGTTCAGGCGATAAGATTCTCTCGATGAACGAGGAGGCCATTTCCTATTGGTCACAGATCACCAAAAAAATTGAAGCCTCCGTTGACCGTGAAATTCAATTTAAGGTAATCCGATTCGAGGGCGGAGAGACTGTTTCGCTTAAGGCTTCTCCGGCTCTTGTGCCCAACGACAATATACTCACTCTCGATACTCTCGTCCCAAGAATTCCTGGGCTTGATCCAAGTGGGCGCTCTTCAATGGTTGGGGTTTCCTCGCCTCAGTCACCTGCTGCCCTCGCCGGATTAAAGACTTTTGACATAATCACTTCCATAAATGGGGTGAAGGTCAATTCCTTTTGGGAGCTCGAACCCACCCTTCAAGCACATAGAAATAGCGAAAAGTTGGAACTGGTGGTTCGTCCTTACACAGCGAAAGCGAATATTGAAAATCGGACGGTTGTGCTAACTGATTTTCACAAGCTTTCCAAAACGGTTGATGAATCCAAATCCCTTCTTGATGTCTTGGGACTCGAAGAATCTGATCTGTATCTGCTTCAGGTTAAGGAGAATTCTCCGGCCGCTCGAGCTGGCTTGAGAGACGGAGATAAAATCATCGGCCTCGACAAAACCCCTGTGGAGAAATGGGATCAGGTTCTCGGAAAGGTCAAAGCTTTTAAGTCTGAGGACAAGCTCATTCATTTTTCAATTGCACGTGAGGGCAAGGCAATTGATGTTGATATCGCACCAGAGATGACTGAGGTCATGAATCGCAATCAGAAAGAAGAGAATCGCTTTACCGTTGGAATTATTCCGGCAATTCTGGAGTCCCAAGCCGAACTCACTCTGTTTCGGGTAAATTCTCCTGCAGAGGCCGTCTCTTATGGATTTGAAAAAACAATCGACTGGACCAAAGCTATAGCGGTTAGCTTTCTCAGAATCCTTACGGCCCAAGTTTCGCATAAAAATATCGGTGGGGTCATTACCATTGGCAGAGTGGCGAGTCAGACTTTCGAAATGGGCATTTCGGCATTTTTGAGAATGATGGCCATCATTTCCATCAATCTTTTTCTGATTAATCTTCTTCCCGTTCCTATTTTGGACGGTGGACACCTGGTATTTTTTGTCATCGAGGCCTTGCGAGGAGCCCCCCTGAGCATGAGAAAAATGGAGATTGCCCAACAAGTTGGGCTTATCCTTCTTATCTCTCTCATGGTACTATCCTTGTTTAACGATATAACAAGCTTTGTGAAGTCTCCTTAGATCTGTTAACAAAGTGGGTTATGAAATTAGTACTAATTGCAGAAACGAGCTCTCCATGTGGCGGGCTTTCACTCCTGGAATGTTCAGATAAATATTTAGACGCCGTCGTCAGAGACTGCCAGCAGTGGCAGCGCGAATCTTCACATAGCGAAGTCGTGACCGGGGCCGTTAGAATCCTGCTGGAACGAAATGCGCTTCAATTGAGAGAAATTAATCTTTTTGGAGTGGGAGTGGGTCCTGGGAGTTTCACGGGTATCAGAGTGGGAATCAACATGATGAGAGCATTTGCCTACTCCTTCAAGACTCCCCTTTTTGGGTATTCTAGCCTAGAAGCCCTGGCTTTAAGCACTCATCGACAAGAGCTCCCCATTGTCTGTTTGGCCAATGCCTTCAAAAATATGATTTATGGAGCCACTTACACATGGACAGAAACGGGCTCTCTCCGAGAAGTGGTCTCTCCTCGTGCTGTGGGCTTAGATCAGATCTCTCAACTCTTCAATGGTCCCTCGCTCGTCGTAGGGAACGCCTTCGATATTTATCAGAAGTTTTTTCCTCACAACATGCTCAGTCTTATGTCGCGCGAAAGCATCAGCCAGACGAGCCACAAGTCCAGTTTTTTTCCTCTCGTTTGGATCTGCAAGCCAGACGAGATACCCAAAATGATTGGCAATCCGTTAAACCTCTTTATATTCGCGCGTCTGAAGCCGAAGAGAAGCTAAAGAAGGGTCTACTTAAACCCTTACCAAAGATTTGAGAAACTGAATGTCCGACGTTCGGGGTAACGACAAAGACAAAGTCTTTTATCTGAGAGGAATGATGAATTCCGACTCTCGCATTATTTCAGTTGGAGGAGGCAAGGGAGGAGTAGGAAAGTCATTTTTTAGCTCTGGCCTGGCTATTTTTATTGCAAACCTAGGATACGATACTCTTTTGATTGACTTGGATCTGGGTGCCGCCAATCTTCACACTTGCATCGGAGAAGATACACCTCCCCACTCGATACATGACTTTTTAACTGGCAAAGTAGCTAATTTTGAAAGCCTCGCCGTTCAAACCGGCCATCAAAATCTCCGGTTTATCAGTGGATCTAACGATTCCTACGACATGGCAAACATCACCGAAGATCAGAAAACACTTCTGATGTCTTCTATTTTTCACACGAAGGCCGACTTTATCATTCTTGACCTAAGCGCAGGCACTCACTCAACCACCTTGGATTTGTTTTTGATGGCAACGCACCAATTGATCACTGTGACTCCAGATCCTTCCAGCGTTGAAAATGCTTACAGATTTATCAAATCTGCGTTTTTCAGAAAAATGAAGCGATTTGAGTTCCAATTAAATTTAGGTAACCTGATTTCCCAACTCATGGCGAACAAATCTCTTAACGGAATTCGCTCACCTGCCGATCTCCTTTTCTATGTGTCCAAACAGGATCCAGAAAATGGCGAGCGACTTCGAAACTTAATGGAGAGCATGAAAATTCAAATTGTTCTTAATCAAGTCCGCACAATGAGTGATGTTACGCTCGGACCTTCTATAGAGAGCGTCTGCAGGAAATATTTTGGAATCAAAGCTCAATTTTTAGGACATATCGACTACGATAATGCAGTATGGCAGTCGCTTCGAAAAAAGAAACATCTCCTGCTAGAATATCCTCACAGCCGGATATATGCTCAGATGCTGGGAATTGCCCGAACAATCGTTGGTCCAAGAAAACAAAAAGCTGTGGTATAAAATAAGAAGATGAATCATCGACTGGCTGACCAAACTTATTATGAAATTCTTGAAGTCGCATCAGATGCAACTCAGCAACAAATTCATGCCGCATACCATCGAGCACGAAACACTTATTCCCCTGAAAGTCCTGCACTCTACTCCATGTTCACTCGTGAAGAAGCACGTGACCTGATGAGTCTAATTGAGGAAGCTTTTTCCACCCTGAGCAACCAAACCAAGAGAAAAGATTACGACAAGCAATTAATTCGGCAAATGACAGAAAAGGATCAGACTCAATTCGGCCCGGCAAATCCATCCGACGAATTGCCAGATTTTCATGTTCCAGAGCAAGCGCTCAAAGTTGGATCGGCATCGGCATCGGCATCGGCATCGTTAGCAAATCTTGGTGCTGCACCGGTAGCAAGTGTTGGAATTACGAATGCTACCGCCATTGAGCCGACCGCTGTAAATCAAAAAACTTCCAGCCATCCAAGCCTAAGGCAGACCGTGTTCCTGAGGGATTCGGAAAAACACGTTTCAGCGCCTATCAAATAGATCCAAACTTTGAAAATGAGATTAATCAAACGAGGGTCTTCGATGGAGCTTTTCTTCAAAAAGTTCGGATTTATAAACAGGTGAATCTTGATCAACTCAGCCAGGAGACGCGCATCAGTCGAACCTATTTGAGTGCTCTCGAATCAAACAATTTCAAATCCCTTCCTGCTCCTGTTTTTACTCGCGGGTTCGTCGTGCAGGTAGCAAAAATTCTAGGACTCAACGAGAAAATCGTTGCTGACTCCTACATGTCACTTTATCGCAATGAAAAGTTCTGAATCCGATTTGATAGTTCGGAATCTTGAAATAACCATTTCTGAAGATCAGGCTGGTACGAGACTGGATCGAATTCTTGCCAGCAAACCGGAGTTCTCTTCCAGATCTCAAGTGGCCCAACTGTTCTCGTCTGGTTCGGTACTTAAAGGTGACAAGTCTTTGAAAGCTTCATTTATTCCGAAAGTCGGAGATTGTATTGTCGTATTAATTTCTGAGCCAATTGCTTCCCAAGAACTCGAACCTCTTAATTTTCCTTTGGCTATACTACATGAAGACAAAGACGTTATTGTCATCAACAAGCCCGCAGGGATCGTGGTCCATCCGAGCAATGGCCACAAGCAAGATACCCTGGTTAATGCCCTTGTGTATCATACCAATAGTCTTGCCTCGGGCTTTCAAAGCCATCGACCCGGTATCGTTCATCGCCTCGATAAGGACACAAGTGGCATTCTTGTGGTCGCCAAAAATGATCGCAGTCATGCCTTCCTCGCAAAGCAATTCCGGGAAAAGACCGTCCATCGCATTTATTGGGCTCTCGTCTATGGGCTCCCCTTCCCTTCCGCCGGAACTCTGCGTTCTCACATCGGCCGTCATCCCAATGATAGAAAAAAATTTGCCTCCACAGACAAGAATCCTCAAATCTCGGAGCCTAAAGGAAAATTGGCAGTCACTCACTATCGAACTCTAAAAACTTCACCTCAAGGCTTTTCTCTGATCGAATGCCGACTTGAAACGGGACGCACCCACCAAATTCGAGTGCATTTGTCAGAGCTCGGGTACCCCATCGTGGGAGATCCTATCTATGGCGGACTGCAGAGGGCTAAGGGACTAAAGAGTCCGAGATTGCGTTCCTTGATTTTTAACTTGGGGAGGATTTCACTTTGTGCCAGAGAGCTTTCCTTTGTCCATCCAAGCTCGAAAAAACTCCTGGCGTTTCAAATAACCTGGCCGGAAGATCTCATGGATCTTTACATTCAAACTGGATTTGATCGTGTTTGAACCACTCAGAATTGAATCTCAAACTGTAGGATTTATTTACCACGGACTCCATGCAACTCTCTTTTTTGGAAATCGATTTGGGACTTTCGAACTGTTGGAGAAGTCCTTCCCAAATGTTCAGTTTCATCAACTTCAGCAAGTTCACTCCTCAAGGTGGACAGAGGCCCATCGAGATCCCCCGCTCGCCGATGCCCACTTTACATCCCGTGAAAATCTGGGGCTAGTTGTTCGAACGGCAGATTGTTTGCCCATTTTAATCTGTAAGCAAAATGGAATCGCAGCGGTACACGCAGGCTGGCGCGGAGTTGTCGGAGGTATTCTCAATGGGGCCCCTCATCCATTCTCGATAGAGGGTTCTGAAATTTATATTGGCCCGCATATCAAGGCTTGCTCCTTTGAGGTAGGAACGGAGGTTCTTGAGCAAATTCGACCCATTGGACTTCAACTGTCCATACCTGAAAGCGAATACATTTTTTCTCATCACGACCAGAAAAAGTCCTACATCGATCTCTCTCGCATTGTGCAAGCTCAGTTGATAAGAGCTGGTGCAAAATTAGTCTTTACACAGGATTCTGACACCCTGACCGACTTGAACTATTTTTCCTATCGCAGAGACCACAACTCACAGGGTCGACAGATTTCGTTTGTTATAAAGAGATCTTGAACTGGCCTGCGTGATTGTTTCTCCAAACATCAGGGGTGCCTTTCTGAATCAAATCTCAGCATTCCAGGATCTTCAAACATGCGTCCGGCAGCAGCGCTCCCTTTGTGAGCACTGCACCAAGCCGAACTCGATCCTGAATTCCTGAGCTTTGCTTCAGCCAGGCTTCCTTGGAGTTTGGAACAACAATCAAGTGGGCCAGTTTTTGATCAGTTGCGCCTTGGAAACTAGATACACATTCACACGAGGAGTAGAATTACAAAATGAGCGCAGTTGCACCTCCTATCTCCTCGTCCCCTCGCCCCTCACCCCGATTTAAGTCTATTATCGGCGTTGCTTCTCGGGGGTTTTTCATAAGCATCTACTTGATTGGCCTCCTTTGCGTCTTTCATCCGTCTCTACGTAACTACATTCGCGGAGCTCTCAACAAAGAATTCCGCCAAATACTTGCCTCTGCCTCCGGTCCACTCCTTGCTGAAGGCGGCGTTGCTAAAGTGATCAAAATTAGAACAAGTGAGGGAATTTTTCTAGAAATCTATGGCCGAACGCCAGAGGGCACAAGGCCGCTCCTTGCTCGAATTCAGCTCCCCGATCGCCGAGACGGTTATTTTAGTTTTGGAAAAGTGACTTCCAATCTCTTTATTCATGATGTTGATAGCGACAATATCCCAGAAATAGTCGCTCCCACCTTTGACGAAAGCCTAATGGCTCACCTGAACATCTATTCGTTCAACCCCATTACTCTAAAGATTGAACCCAAAACAAGATCACTCTCATCCCCTTGAGAGAGTAAACTGGCCCACTTGATTGTTGTTCCAAACTCCAAGGGAGCCTGGCTGAAGCAAATCTCAGGAGTCCAGGATCTTCAAACATGCGTCCGGCAGCAGCGCTCCCTTTGTGAGCGCTGCACCAAGCCGAACTCGATCCTGAATTCCTGAGATTTGCTTCAACCAGCTCCCTGTGTCTTTTGGACACAACAGAATCACCGAAGGCTTGCGGGCCAACCAAGGATTCCAACTTCGGATGGCGATCATGACATATGATCCTTAAGGCTTCTGGAATCTTTCGTTGTACACCAGGTTTTACGGATGAGGCGATTGACCTCCCCTTGGCCGGCATTCGACTCATGCAAAAATCAATAATCTGTCGTCCATGACAAATGACAGTGAAAGCTTCGAGAAGAAGGATCTCGATTTTAATACAGCGGTTGGCCCGCAAGCCTTCGGTGATTCTGTTGTATCCAAGACACAGGGAGCTGGCTGAAGCAAGTCTCAGGAATTCAGGATCGAGTTCGGCTTGGTGCAGTGCTCACAAAGGGAGCGCTGCTGCCGAACGCATGTTTGAAGATCCTGGACTCCTGAGATTGGTTTAGCCAGGCTTCCTTGGAGTTTGGAACAACAATCAAGTGGGCCAGTTTATAAGTCCTTGACATTCAAATGACGCCTAGTATTATCTCTGCTCTTGGAGGCGATTCATGGTTCGGTCTGTTCTTGTTTTTTCCCTAGCCATTACATTCCTTTCCTCTTGTGGTGCTGGTCGCAGCCGTCCCCGCGGAAAGCAATGTGCAAGCGACTACAATCCGATAAAAGTCGATATCCAGGAGAGCAACGTTCAAAAAATATCGCTAAATCCCGAGTCCAAAGAAGTTCCAGCTGGCGAATATAAGTATCTACAGGCAGAGTTATTTTATTCTGATAAAACCAACAATCTGATGTTTCACGTAAGAAATCAGATTGACAAAAAGACGGGTCAAACTCAGTCCTCGATCGTTTGTGTAAGAGGTTTTAAGCAGGAAACACAACTGCACTTGAATCAGGCTACAAGTGGAATGAAATCGATGAAATTAGATGAATCTGGAAAAACCACTTACTCCATCGCTAGCTTCGTTGTCGATTTCGACGGCTATTTTCTGAGGTCCCCGCTCGTTGAAGATCTGGACAATAATGAAAAACCTCCCACCCCAGAAAAGCTTTACCAGAAAAAGGGAGGGGAGTTTTTCTTTTACAAACTCTCGAATGATGGCAATCAGTTTGAGTTGCGCTCAACGACGAACTCAGATTCAACAAGTTTGAGCACATTGTTTCGTTATGAATTTACTGCCCCTGCTGCTCCTGAGATCAAAAAGCCAGTTGAAGCTGCCCAGTGAAGGGCTAATTAAAAATTGAGATCACTTGTGCGAGGCACTTTTTTTATCGCGTAAATTTCGCCACGACTTCCCCTCGCGTTGCTGAGGATCAAGCTGAAAAGTCCTTACAGCTTGATTGTGGTCTTGAAGAGACTCCGAAAACACATGAGTTCCATCATTTCGGCTAACAAAATATAGATAATTTGAATTTTCTGGATTCAGAGTAGCCCTCAAGGCTTCCTTACCAGGATTTGCGATTGGTCCAGCAGGAAGGGCGTCGACACGATATGTGTTATAGGCCGTATACTCCTTTAAGTCCTCTCGGGTGATATTCATTTTCATCTCCCCGGTTTTTTCCATAATACCGTAGAGAATCGTCGGATCGCTTTGAAGTCTCATGCCTTTGCGAAGACGGTTGAAAAATACCGAGGCGATCCGGGCCCGCTCAGGTCCGGCTCCTGTTTCCTTCTCGACAATGCTCGCCAAAGTGACAGTTTTATGCCTACCCATAGCATTTCCTGCCCCTTTTGAAATCTCAGAGTAAACCTCAAGAAAGCGATTTACCATGACCTCGACGATCTCTCTCTGTGAAGTATATTTGGTAAAACCATATGTTTCTGGAAAAAGGTATCCTTCAAAGGAACGGAGGTCCGCTTTGAGAAGTTGGTAAATCAATTTTTTATCGTGCGCGAGCTTAACAAAATCTCTGGCCGACCCGAATCCCAATTTTTCCAATTGACTGGCTATTTCAAAAATATTGATTCCCTCTGGAAACGTCACCAAGTGTTGAATGCTCTTTCCTGAAGAGAGAATCTCCAAAACGGTCCGAGGGGACGAACTTCTATCCAGCATGTATTCCCCAGCCCTTAGTCTTTTGCCATAGCCCGTGAACCGTGCATAAATAATAAGTAAATCTTTGTCTGTGACAATTCCCTTTTCTTCTAGCAATTCAGCTATACTTCGAAAACTCAACCCCTTGGAAACCTCAAATACAACAGAATCAGAGGGGCTCTGCGTAGGCCCTTTAATAAAAATAAAAAACTTCCATGCAATAGCTACCATGCAAATGAAAAGGAACGAGACAAGCAAACCAATGATCTGTTTCACGGCGAGAACTCGTAATTCATTCCTGGCATATCCTGCCCCGTCTCATAGGGATTCAAATCTTCAAGACAGGAAACCGGCACCGTGCAATAATTGACTGCAAAATGTGCTGAAGAACGG
Proteins encoded:
- the tsaB gene encoding tRNA (adenosine(37)-N6)-threonylcarbamoyltransferase complex dimerization subunit type 1 TsaB, with translation MKLVLIAETSSPCGGLSLLECSDKYLDAVVRDCQQWQRESSHSEVVTGAVRILLERNALQLREINLFGVGVGPGSFTGIRVGINMMRAFAYSFKTPLFGYSSLEALALSTHRQELPIVCLANAFKNMIYGATYTWTETGSLREVVSPRAVGLDQISQLFNGPSLVVGNAFDIYQKFFPHNMLSLMSRESISQTSHKSSFFPLVWICKPDEIPKMIGNPLNLFIFARLKPKRS
- a CDS encoding P-loop NTPase, whose amino-acid sequence is MSDVRGNDKDKVFYLRGMMNSDSRIISVGGGKGGVGKSFFSSGLAIFIANLGYDTLLIDLDLGAANLHTCIGEDTPPHSIHDFLTGKVANFESLAVQTGHQNLRFISGSNDSYDMANITEDQKTLLMSSIFHTKADFIILDLSAGTHSTTLDLFLMATHQLITVTPDPSSVENAYRFIKSAFFRKMKRFEFQLNLGNLISQLMANKSLNGIRSPADLLFYVSKQDPENGERLRNLMESMKIQIVLNQVRTMSDVTLGPSIESVCRKYFGIKAQFLGHIDYDNAVWQSLRKKKHLLLEYPHSRIYAQMLGIARTIVGPRKQKAVV
- a CDS encoding DnaJ domain-containing protein; its protein translation is MNHRLADQTYYEILEVASDATQQQIHAAYHRARNTYSPESPALYSMFTREEARDLMSLIEEAFSTLSNQTKRKDYDKQLIRQMTEKDQTQFGPANPSDELPDFHVPEQALKVGSASASASASLANLGAAPVASVGITNATAIEPTAVNQKTSSHPSLRQTVFLRDSEKHVSAPIK
- a CDS encoding helix-turn-helix domain-containing protein, with the protein product MNLDQLSQETRISRTYLSALESNNFKSLPAPVFTRGFVVQVAKILGLNEKIVADSYMSLYRNEKF
- a CDS encoding RluA family pseudouridine synthase; translation: MIVRNLEITISEDQAGTRLDRILASKPEFSSRSQVAQLFSSGSVLKGDKSLKASFIPKVGDCIVVLISEPIASQELEPLNFPLAILHEDKDVIVINKPAGIVVHPSNGHKQDTLVNALVYHTNSLASGFQSHRPGIVHRLDKDTSGILVVAKNDRSHAFLAKQFREKTVHRIYWALVYGLPFPSAGTLRSHIGRHPNDRKKFASTDKNPQISEPKGKLAVTHYRTLKTSPQGFSLIECRLETGRTHQIRVHLSELGYPIVGDPIYGGLQRAKGLKSPRLRSLIFNLGRISLCARELSFVHPSSKKLLAFQITWPEDLMDLYIQTGFDRV
- a CDS encoding polyphenol oxidase family protein → MFEPLRIESQTVGFIYHGLHATLFFGNRFGTFELLEKSFPNVQFHQLQQVHSSRWTEAHRDPPLADAHFTSRENLGLVVRTADCLPILICKQNGIAAVHAGWRGVVGGILNGAPHPFSIEGSEIYIGPHIKACSFEVGTEVLEQIRPIGLQLSIPESEYIFSHHDQKKSYIDLSRIVQAQLIRAGAKLVFTQDSDTLTDLNYFSYRRDHNSQGRQISFVIKRS
- the mltG gene encoding endolytic transglycosylase MltG, producing MKQIIGLLVSFLFICMVAIAWKFFIFIKGPTQSPSDSVVFEVSKGLSFRSIAELLEEKGIVTDKDLLIIYARFTGYGKRLRAGEYMLDRSSSPRTVLEILSSGKSIQHLVTFPEGINIFEIASQLEKLGFGSARDFVKLAHDKKLIYQLLKADLRSFEGYLFPETYGFTKYTSQREIVEVMVNRFLEVYSEISKGAGNAMGRHKTVTLASIVEKETGAGPERARIASVFFNRLRKGMRLQSDPTILYGIMEKTGEMKMNITREDLKEYTAYNTYRVDALPAGPIANPGKEALRATLNPENSNYLYFVSRNDGTHVFSESLQDHNQAVRTFQLDPQQREGKSWRNLRDKKSASHK